The following coding sequences lie in one Pseudorasbora parva isolate DD20220531a chromosome 18, ASM2467924v1, whole genome shotgun sequence genomic window:
- the cfbl gene encoding complement factor b, like has protein sequence MEREPWLNLFMLAILCPLIAGAPSSNLCSDENLSISGGNFSLSKDGSLVRYSCSEGYYPTIKIRRCNKGRWTPLPKKKRPECKKITCPDPRGFENGEVYPYSPKHFVNDTTHYSCHSGYTFRGSGTRVCQLNGKWSGSTPICGRNSDHCPDPGTPAGATRTGHIFNIDDKVTYSCGSALTLIGSKERVCQDDGQWSGTEPECYADFTYDTPEEASEGFSSSLKSNLELSQQHEGTDQYGKKIQVDKGGKLDIYIALDVSDSIEEDEFEKAKEVIKTLIEKISYYEVSPNYEILIFATDVHRIVSMRDFKSGQGNNLLKILEKLDNYKYENKGDRSGTNIAQAYRKISESIQIEQMTNKEDFMKTQHIVIMFSDGQANMGGSPKIPVDQIKNLVIQNNPAREDKLELYVFGMGDDVNAEDINDLKTDRGNEKFFFKLQSIEELKETFDNMIDEGTSVSLCGLYRDYDDGSAERRQYPWLAKISVTRNNGKISNCMGSLVTSTFILTAAHCFKFGDIPEKITVDIGSNVRGTKVKQYIPHPRYNLKAKEKMGIPEYYEFDVALIQLDKPVIMGLDLRPICIPCTKETSGALRLSDREGTCRKHQDVLMSAETVNAAFMTDRKKKIEQKFIKIKQGKWRDACVQDAKKAKGITAEKAEDIVTNNFLCSGGTEPTRDDIACKGDSGGASFVVPGNRMVQVGIISWGVEDLCANDPRASSKDHSRDYHTSLFSGEVRSFLKDYLGNGTLGTPLTFL, from the exons ATGGAGCGTGAACCGTGGCTGAATCTGTTCATGCTTGCAATACTGTGTCCTCTTATAGCCG GTGCTCCATCCTCTAATTTGTGCTCTGATGAGAATCTCAGTATTAGTGGAGGCAATTTTTCTCTCTCGAAAGATGGGAGCCTCGTAAGATACAGCTGTTCCGAAGGTTATTACCCAACCATTAAAATCCGCCGCTGTAACAAGGGAAGATGGACCCcgttgccaaaaaaaaaacgcCCAGAGTGCAAGA AAATCACATGTCCTGATCCTCGTGGTTTTGAAAATGGAGAGGTGTATCCATATTCACCAAAGCATTTTGTGAACGACACAACCCACTACTCGTGTCATTCAGGCTACACATTCCGTGGCTCAGGGACTCGTGTTTGCCAGTTGAATGGGAAGTGGAGTGGAAGCACACCAATCTGTGGAAGAAACT CTGATCACTGTCCTGATCCTGGCACTCCCGCTGGCGCTACAAGAACAGGCCACATTTTTAATATTGACGACAAAGTCACATACAGCTGTGGCAGTGCATTGACTTTGATTGGTTCCAAAGAGCGAGTCTGTCAGGACGATGGCCAATGGTCAGGAACAGAGCCAGAATGTTACG CTGATTTTACATACGACACCCCAGAGGAAGCCTCAGAGGGTTTCAGCAGTTCTCTAAAGTCAAATCTAGAGCTTTCTCAACAACATGAAGGAACAG ATCAATACGGGAAGAAAATACAAGTGGACAAGGGTGGGAAACTCGACATCTACATTGCCCTGGATGTATCTGACAGCATAGAAGAAGATGAGTTTGAAAAGGCAAAAGAGGTTATCAAAACACTCATAGAAAAG ATCAGTTATTACGAGGTCTCCCCAAACTATGAGATCCTGATTTTTGCCACGGATGTTCACCGGATAGTCTCCATGAGAGACTTCAAGAGCGGGCAAGGGAATAACCTGCTAAAGATTCTTGAAAAACTAGACAATTATAAATATGAAA ATAAAGGTGATCGGTCCGGAACTAATATCGCCCAGGCCTATAGGAAAATTTCTGAAAGTATACAAATAGAACAGATGACCAATAAAGAAGACTTCATGAAGACCCAGCATATCGTCATCATGTTCAGTGATG GTCAGGCCAACATGGGTGGTAGTCCAAAAATACCAGTGGACCAGATCAAAAATCTTGTGATACAAAATAATCCTGCAAGAGAGGACAAACTTG AACTGTATGTGTTTGGGATGGGAGATGACGTGAATGCTGAGGACATTAATGATTTGAAGACTGACCGGGGAAATGAGAAGTTTTTCTTTAAGCTTCAGAGCATTGAAGAATTAAAGGAGACATTTGACAACATGATTG ATGAGGGCACCAGTGTATCACTGTGTGGACTTTACAGAGATTACGATGATGGATCCGCTGAACGTCGTCAATACCCCTGGCTGGCAAAGATCAGTGTGACT CGCAACAATGGAAAAATCTCTAACTGCATGGGGTCACTGGTCACATCAACCTTTATATTGACAGCGGCTCACTGCTTCAAGTTTGGTGACATACCTGAGAAGATAACTGTTGATATTGGATCAAATGTTAGAG GAACAAAAGTGAAGCAGTACATACCTCATCCTCGCTATAACCTCAAAGCAAAAGAGAAAATGGGAATACCTGAATATTATGAATTTGATGTAGCTCTTATTCAATTGGATAAACCTGTAATTATGGGTCTCGATCTTCG GCCTATCTGCATCCCATGCACCAAGGAAACCAGTGGAGCTCTGAGACTTTCAGATAGAGAAGGAACATGCAGAAAACATC AGGACGTGCTAATGAGTGCAGAAACTGTGAATGCTGCTTTCATGActgacaggaagaaaaaaattgAGCAGAAGTTTATCAAAATCAAGCAGGGAAAATGG CGGGACGCTTGTGTTCAAGATGCCAAAAAAGCTAAAGGAATTACTGCAGAAAAAGCTGAAGATATCGTTACAAATAATTTTCTGTGTAGCGGTGGAACTGAACCTACTAGAGATGATATTGCCTGCAAAG GTGATTCTGGCGGGGCCTCTTTTGTGGTTCCTGGTAATCGAATGGTCCAG GTTGGTATCATAAGCTGGGGAGTGGAGGATCTGTGTGCGAACGACCCGAGAGCTTCGTCTAAAGATCACTCCAGAGATTACCATACAAGTCTGTTCAGTGGAGAAGTTCGCTCATTCCTTAAAGACTACCTAGGAAATGGCACACTGGGAACCCCTCTTACGTTCTTGTGA